In Gossypium raimondii isolate GPD5lz chromosome 12, ASM2569854v1, whole genome shotgun sequence, a single window of DNA contains:
- the LOC105761999 gene encoding beta-galactosidase 17: MNRSKSLAVTSKSITAMARKRSSKTMLISFLLLSLLAFLYFLPVFASLPSLPSYSHSHDLHFHLPRHQRLHRRQKIGVRKFEIAEDKFWKDGKPFQIIFGDLHYFRVLLEYWEDRLLRAKALGLNTIQTSIPWNLHEPEAGKLVFEGIADLVSFLKLCQKLGLLAMLRAGPYICADPRDSETVRPLDLHHSMEVHLSLSKGSVCPSFM, from the exons ATGAATCGAAGTAAAAGCCTAGCTGTGACCTCCAAATCAATTACAGCAATGGCGAGGAAGCGAAGCAGCAAAACTATGTTGATATCCTTCCTTTTGCTTTCCCTTTTAGCTTTCCTTTATTTCCTTCCCGTCTTCGCTTCTCTCCCTTCTCTTCCCTCTTACTCTCACTCTCACGATCTTCACTTTCATCTTCCTCGTCATCAGCGTCTGCATCGCCGCCAAAAG ATTGGtgttagaaaatttgaaattgcgGAGGATAAGTTTTGGAAAGATGGGAAGCCTTTTCAGATAATTTTTGGTGACTTGCATTATTTCCGGGTTCTTCTTGAG TACTGGGAAGATAGGCTTTTGAGGGCAAAAGCATTGGGGTTGAATACCATTCAAACATCTATTCCTTGGAATTTGCATGAACCAGAGGCAGGCAAACTTGTTTTTGAAGGCATTGCAGATTTGGTATCATTTCTCAAACTTTGCCAGAAACTAGGTCTCCTTGCTATGCTTCGAGCTGGGCCTTATATATGTGCAG ATCCTCGAGATTCGGAGACTGTTCGGCCGCTGGACTTGCACCACAGCATGGAAGTTCATCTCAGCCTCTCTAAGGGATCAGTCTGTCCTAGTTTTATGTGA